Part of the Acidimicrobiales bacterium genome is shown below.
GCCTCGGAGGTGAGCTCGACGAACAGCGTCGCCGAGAGCTCGCCGATGCCGGGGATGAGCGGGTTGTAGACGTCGAGCTCGTGCTGGACCTGCTCGTCGCTCGTCATCCGCTCCGCCCGCGCCATCTCCTGGACCTGGAAGCGGATCGTCGTGCGGTTCTCGAAGACGACGGTGACGAGCGGCCCGATGGGCACCCGCCGGTGCCGCTTCAGCTCGATGACCGACCGGCGGAAGGCCTCGCGCTCGCGCTCGTAGGCGCGCTGGTCGAGGATGTCGGCGAGGGTGAGCGGACCGCTCACTCGGACCCCTCGATGCCGTAGGCGCGCGCCAGCAGCTGCACCGGGTGCAGCGGCCGTCGGCCGGTCTCCTCCCGGATCGCGCTGTTCGCCAGATGGCAGTCCCCGCACACGGTGGCGTCGCCCGATTCCTCGACGGCACGAGCGAGCGGCCGGGCCACCCGGCGCGCCAGCTCGTAGTTCTCCCGCCGGTAGCCCCAGGTCCCGTCGATCCCCGAGCAGCGCTCGATGAGGGAGACCTTCGCCCCGAGCAGCTCGAGGAGCTCCTTGCCCCTCGCACCTTGCTGCTCGGCCCGCAGGTGGCAGGCGCGGTGGTAGGCGACGTCCGACGGCGTGGGGCCGGTGAACTCGGTGTCGAGCCCCTCGCGCCGATGGAGCGCGACGAGGTGCTCGGCCGGGTCGAAGGTGTGCGCGGCGACCAGGTCCGCGTCGGTCCCCGGGGCGTAGATCGGGTAGTCCTTCTTCACGACGTAGGCGCAGGTGGGCTGGGCGACGATGACGTCGCGCCCGGCGCGCACCTCCCTCGCCAGCACGGCGACGTTCCGCCGCGCCGCGCGGCGGAACCGCTCGACGTCCCCGCCGTGCAGCCACGGCGCGCCGCAGCAGCGGGCGCCCGCGGGCAGGCTGCAGGCGACCCGGTTGCGCTCGTAGACACCGACGAGCGCGCGGCCGATCGCCGGCTCCATGTACTCGATGAAGCACGTCGGGAAGACGCTCACCTCCGCCCTCGGCGACTCGAGCGCGCTCGGCCGCCGGCGGACCCAGGTGCTGAAGCGCTCCCGCGCGTAGGGGGGGAGCACCCGTCCGGCTGCCACGCCGACGCTCGCCTCCATCACCTTGCGGGCGAGCGTGCCCGGCGTGCCGGTGACGGCGTTGACGAGCGGCGCGGCGAGCGTCGACACACGGCCGACGAGGTCGGTGCGCGCCAGGACCTGGTCGGCGAGCCGCTCGGCGAGCGGGCGGCCCGGCGTCGCGTGCCGCACGGCGCGCGCCCGCATCATGAGGCGGGGGAAGTCGAGCGCCCACTCGTGGGGCGGCACGTAGGGGCACTTCAGGTAGCAGAGCTTGCACTGGTAGCACTCGTCGACGACGCGGTCCTGCTCGGCGGCCGTGAGCTCGCCCACGGCGCCGTCCTTGGCGTCGATCATCTCGAACAGCGAGGGGAACGCCGGGCAGAGGTTGAAGCAGAGGCGGCAGCCGTGGCAGATGTCGAACACCCGCGTCATCTCGGCGCGCAGGTCCGGCGCGGCGAGGTAGGCCGGATGCGTCGGGTCGTAGGTCGTCGTCATGGCGTCTCCCCTCCCCGGAGGAGCCCGTCCAGGCCACGGCACCGCCCCGGTGCCCGCCGGGGCGGTGCCGCCGCGTGGCGCTCAGCTGGCGATCGAGCTCAGCCCCTGCTGGAAGCGGCCGGCGTGGCTCTTCTCGGCGCGCGCCAGCGTCTCGAGCCACTCCGCGATCTCCTCGAACCCCTCCTCGCGGGCGACCCGCGCGAACCCCGGGTACATCTCCGTGTACTCGTAGGTCTCGCCGGCGATGGCCGAACGCAGGTTGTCCGCCGTCGAGCCGACCGGCTCCCCCGTCACCGGGTCGCCGACCTCGCGCAGGAAGTCGAAGTGCCCGAAGGCGTGCCCGGTCTCGCCCTCGGCCACGGAGCGGAACAGCGCAGCGACGTCGGGGTACCCCTCGACGTCGGCCTTCTGGGCGAAGTAGAGGTAGCGGCGGTTCGCCTGGCTCTCGCCCGCGAAGGCCTCCTTCAGGTTCGCCTCGGTCCGTGAGTTCTTGAGCTGCGGCACGGCTCTCCCTTCTCTCGCTGGATCCCTCACTCGGAACAGTCGTTCGACTAGCTCCAACCTTAGTCTGTTTCCAAAGGCTCCCGGCGCCGCCGGGCGGGCCCATCCGCCGCGAGGCCCCGCTGTGGCAGGCTCGCGCACCGTGCGGCAGCGGGAGGCGTGGTGAGCATCGCCGTCGTCGACGTCGGCACGAGCAGCGTACGCGCGTCGATCGTGGCCGACGACGGTGTCGTGCGCCACCAGGAGCAGCGACCCTTCCCCGTCAGCCGGCCGACCCCCGGCGTCGCCGAGCTCGACGCCGCGGCCCTCGCCCGCTCCGCGCTCGAGGTGGCGAGCGCCGCGATCGCCGCGGCCGGGAAGGTCGACGCGCTCGCCATCGCGACCCAGCGGGCCTCCACCGTCGTGTGGGAGCGTGCGACCGGCCGGCCCGTCGCCCCCGGGATCGGCTGGGAGGACCTCCGCACGGTCGGCCGCTGCCTCGCCCTCCGCCCCTCGGGCATCCGTCTCGCCCCGAACCAGTCGGCGACCAAGCTCGCCCTCCTCCTCGAGCAGGT
Proteins encoded:
- a CDS encoding rubrerythrin family protein, which produces MPQLKNSRTEANLKEAFAGESQANRRYLYFAQKADVEGYPDVAALFRSVAEGETGHAFGHFDFLREVGDPVTGEPVGSTADNLRSAIAGETYEYTEMYPGFARVAREEGFEEIAEWLETLARAEKSHAGRFQQGLSSIAS
- a CDS encoding heterodisulfide reductase-related iron-sulfur binding cluster, with translation MTTTYDPTHPAYLAAPDLRAEMTRVFDICHGCRLCFNLCPAFPSLFEMIDAKDGAVGELTAAEQDRVVDECYQCKLCYLKCPYVPPHEWALDFPRLMMRARAVRHATPGRPLAERLADQVLARTDLVGRVSTLAAPLVNAVTGTPGTLARKVMEASVGVAAGRVLPPYARERFSTWVRRRPSALESPRAEVSVFPTCFIEYMEPAIGRALVGVYERNRVACSLPAGARCCGAPWLHGGDVERFRRAARRNVAVLAREVRAGRDVIVAQPTCAYVVKKDYPIYAPGTDADLVAAHTFDPAEHLVALHRREGLDTEFTGPTPSDVAYHRACHLRAEQQGARGKELLELLGAKVSLIERCSGIDGTWGYRRENYELARRVARPLARAVEESGDATVCGDCHLANSAIREETGRRPLHPVQLLARAYGIEGSE
- a CDS encoding DUF3501 family protein; this encodes MSGPLTLADILDQRAYEREREAFRRSVIELKRHRRVPIGPLVTVVFENRTTIRFQVQEMARAERMTSDEQVQHELDVYNPLIPGIGELSATLFVELTSEAELREWLPKLVGIERAVLLRVGEGPSATVVRADVDPSHAAQLTREETTASVHYVRLRLDAPARRRFAAEPAVLAIDHPAYRYETELGAATKASILDDWRA